The Candidatus Bathyarchaeota archaeon DNA window CAACAGTTGGTTCATCATGATATTTTAGAATTAGAACATCTTTAGCTCCCTCATAAGGGCCCATAAGCCCTGCTACGTAAATATTCTGAACTTCATCTATCTCAATACTGAAAGCTTCATCACTCCCGCCAGAATTAAAGTAAATCGGATATCCTGGTTGTAGATTGCCTGATGAGTCGTATTTTAGAATAAAAATATCTAAAGGATTATCTCCAAGAGAAGTAGAACCCACCAAGTAAACATCTCCCTCTAAAGACGTTTTCACTTCGAAGGCTCTATCTTCGCCAAATTGTTGGTATTCGGACATTATTTCTCTTACTCCAGAATCCCAGTAAATTGGATATCCTGGTTGTAGATTGCCTGATGAGTCGTATTTTAGTAAAAATACGTTAGTTGGATTCTCGCCATATGCTGTGAATCCGGTTAAGTAAATATTGCCATCGTGATCTAAGGTCATTCCAAATGACCAGTCAGGAGAACCAGAATCCCAAATTATTGGCCAACCTGGTAAAACTTTGCCAGAAGAGTCAAATTTGAGTAAGAAGACATTCCATGGATTTTCTTCAGATCTAGTATCACCGCTTAAATATATATGCCCATCAGGACTAAGTTTTACTATTCTTGCGACATCAGTTGAACCAGAATCCCAAATGATTGGCCAGCCTTCTACAATATTGCCTTCGGAATCAAACTTGAGAATCAAAGTGTTGTATGGGTCATCACCTGTTCGAGTGTTGCCTGCTATGTAGATATTACCGATTTCATCTATTTCCATATCGTATATATCTACCATAACGTCTGCATGCCAAAATTTAGGCCATCCAGATTGAAGATTACCTGATTTATCGTATTTTAATATGAAAACATCATTGGGGCTCAGTGGAATATACGTGAAACCAACTACGTATATGTAGTCATCTGGGCCTATAACCAGATCTAATGCCCATTCATGCTCTCCAGAATCCCAAATGATTGGCCAACCTTGTTGTAAATTACCAGATGGATCATATTTTAGCAAAAAAACATCATTAGCTTCTTTTAGTGGCCCTGTATTCCCTATTACGTAAATATAGCCTTCGTCATCCAGTGCTATTGCTGAAGCTTCATCATTCTTACCTATATCTAAACCCTGTTGCCATTGAAGAGTCGGCTCTGCGGACACTTCCAATATTGGCATATTGATTACCAGAATCGAAAATAAGATGGTGAATACAGAAAGAAAAGAAAATAGCGATTTCTGAGATGATCTAATCTGAATATTATTCTTATGCATGATCATTTAATCCTCATAAAATGTCAGTTTTTATCCTCAAT harbors:
- a CDS encoding SBBP repeat-containing protein, producing the protein MPILEVSAEPTLQWQQGLDIGKNDEASAIALDDEGYIYVIGNTGPLKEANDVFLLKYDPSGNLQQGWPIIWDSGEHEWALDLVIGPDDYIYVVGFTYIPLSPNDVFILKYDKSGNLQSGWPKFWHADVMVDIYDMEIDEIGNIYIAGNTRTGDDPYNTLILKFDSEGNIVEGWPIIWDSGSTDVARIVKLSPDGHIYLSGDTRSEENPWNVFLLKFDSSGKVLPGWPIIWDSGSPDWSFGMTLDHDGNIYLTGFTAYGENPTNVFLLKYDSSGNLQPGYPIYWDSGVREIMSEYQQFGEDRAFEVKTSLEGDVYLVGSTSLGDNPLDIFILKYDSSGNLQPGYPIYFNSGGSDEAFSIEIDEVQNIYVAGLMGPYEGAKDVLILKYHDEPTVGLSSSLLDFSDFKIQLMIIAIIIIIGILFWITYSKRHRRRVRKSSRK